A single region of the Miscanthus floridulus cultivar M001 unplaced genomic scaffold, ASM1932011v1 fs_748_1_2, whole genome shotgun sequence genome encodes:
- the LOC136532956 gene encoding receptor-like protein EIX2 yields MPHLAAKLMLLIVASFRFFLYSQAATQQLQRASSANDTAGCVPREQDALLAFKQGITNDSSNLLASWRQDQDCCGWTGVTCNNQTGHVVELDLNSFLLVGQISSSLLSLGYLEHLDLGTNFLQGPNASVFPEFLCSMNNLRHLDLSYIPFSGRVPPLLSNLSNLEYLDLSFTSFFGRIPHQLGNLTKLRHLDLSWMYNSTYSTDVSWLSRLHMLEYVDMSNITLSTVTDFPDVANMIPTLKHIILMNCSLPSANQSIANLNLTKLEELVLNRNYFGHPISSCWFWNVTSIKSLSLDETYLYGSFPDALGRMFSLQHLDFSYNGNAATMTVDLKNLCQLESLYLARSLSSGNITEFLEKSPKCSASKLYALSLPSNNMTGMLPNTMDDMTSLNGLILTNNSISGSIPLSIRNCTSLEYLHLSSNQFSGQIPLLPRSLRVFEVTRNIFSGNLPLEFGAPNLERLILSFNYISGQVPGSICRSRNMKFLDLSHNLFKGELPHCSDMPNLSFLLVSNNSFCGKFPAWLQSLSSLVFLDLSWNRFNGPLPRWIGHLVSLRILLLSHNMFDGEIPVNITDLKGLQYLNLAANNMSGPIPKTLSNLIGMTIKHSPGPNDDSDTSLAFDESQDTFSLVTKHEVLKYGAHGLVDVAGIDLSLNHLAGGIPDEIASLSLLTNINLSSNHLRGKIPKNIGSMKSLESLDVSRNNLSGEIPPSLSDLTYLSYLDVSYNNLTGTIPSGRQLDTLYTENPSMYYGNSGLCGPPLQRNCSGNGTPEHGHGNNQQESEKDSDSAFFYYGLGSGFEMVLLVLFCVLLFKKSWRIAYFLLVDLVYDKAFVFLVVTWSRLARRNTSRN; encoded by the coding sequence ATGCCTCACCTGGCTGCCAAGTTGATGCTCCTCATCGTcgcatccttccgcttcttcctCTACTCGCAGGCCgcaacgcagcagcttcaacgaGCCAGCAGTGCCAATGATACCGCAGGCTGCGTGCCACGCGAGCAGGATGCCCTCCTGGCGTTCAAGCAAGGCATCACCAACGACAGTAGCAACCTCCTCGCCTCGTGGCGGCAAGACCAGGATTGCTGCGGATGGACCGGTGTCACCTGTAACAACCAAACAGGCCATGTTGTCGAGCTTGATCTCAACAGCTTCCTTTTGGTTGGACAGATAAGTTCGTCCTTGCTTTCTTTGGGTTATTTGGAGCACCTCGACCTTGGCACAAATTTCCTTCAGGGGCCCAACGCTAGTGTGTTCCCGGAGTTCTTGTGTTCTATGAACAACTTGAGACATCTTGACCTCTCCTACATTCCTTTCTCGGGTAGAGTGCCTCCCCTGCTCAGCAACCTTTCCAACTTGGAATACCTCGACCTGTCCTTTACATCGTTCTTCGGTAGAATCCCTCATCAGCTCGGGAACCTTACAAAATTGCGACATCTTGACCTCAGTTGGATGTATAATAGTACATACTCAACAGATGTCTCATGGCTAAGTCGCCTACATATGTTGGAGTATGTTGACATGAGCAACATAACTCTCAGCACAGTAACTGATTTTCCTGATGTGGCCAACATGATTCCAACTCTGAAGCACATCATTTTAATGAATTGTTCACTTCCAAGTGCAAATCAGTCGATCGCAAACCTAAACCTGACCAAACTTGAGGAGCTTGTCCTCAACCGGAACTACTTCGGCCATCCAATCTCATCATGCTGGTTTTGGAATGTTACAAGCATTAAGTCACTCTCCCTAGATGAAACATATCTGTATGGTTCCTTCCCTGATGCACTAGGAAGAATGTTTTCGCTCCAACACCTAGATTTTTCTTACAATGGAAATGCAGCCACAATGACAGTGGACCTAAAAAATCTCTGCCAACTGGAATCTCTATACCTCGCCAGGAGTCTATCATCTGGTAACATAACAGAGTTTCTAGAGAAGTCACCAAAGTGTTCTGCTAGCAAATTGTATGCCTTGAGTTTGCCAAGCAATAATATGACAGGAATGCTTCCAAACACTATGGACGACATGACCAGCTTAAATGGCCTTATCCTTACTAACAACAGTATTAGTGGTTCAATACCACTCAGTATTCGGAATTGTACTAGTTTGGAATACCTCCATTTGAGTTCCAATCAATTCAGTGGGCAGATACCATTACTGCCGAGAAGCCTCAGGGTATTTGAAGTCACCAGAAACATCTTTTCCGGGAATTTGCCACTGGAATTTGGAGCTCCAAATCTTGAAAGATTAATTCTATCCTTCAATTACATTAGCGGTCAAGTTCCTGGATCTATTTGTAGGTCACGAAACATGAAATTCTTGGATTTATCACACAATCTTTTCAAGGGAGAACTACCTCACTGTTCTGATATGCCAAACTTAAGTTTCCTGCTCGTAAGTAACAACAGCTTCTGTGGAAAGTTCCCTGCATGGCTCCAAAGCCTCTCATCCCTGGTTTTCCTAGACCTTTCCTGGAACAGGTTTAATGGGCCACTACCAAGGTGGATTGGACATTTGGTGAGCTTACGTATTTTACTCCTAAGCCATAACATGTTCGATGGAGAGATTCCAGTCAATATCACAGATCTTAAAGGACTGCAATACCTGAACTTAGCAGCCAACAATATGTCAGGGCCAATTCCAAAAACTTTGTCAAACCTAATTGGAATGACTATAAAACATAGTCCTGGACCTAATGATGATTCAGACACATCCTTGGCATTTGATGAGTCTCAAGATACATTTTCCCTGGTGACGAAGCATGAAGTGCTCAAGTATGGAGCACATGGGCTAGTTGATGTGGCTGGAATTGATTTGTCATTGAACCACTTAGCAGGAGGAATTCCAGATGAAATAGCCTCTCTTAGTTTGCTGACGAATATAAATTTGTCATCAAATCACTTAAGAGGAAAAATCCCAAAGAATATTGGATCTATGAAATCGTTGGAATCACTTGACGTCTCAAGAAACAACCTCTCTGGTGAAATCCCACCAAGCCTCTCAGATTTAACATATCTAAGTTACCTGGATGTTTCGTATAACAATCTTACTGGAACTATCCCATCTGGTCGTCAACTTGACACCCTTTACACTGAAAATCCTTCTATGTACTACGGAAACAGCGGTCTTTGCGGTCCTCCTCTGCAGAGGAATTGTTCAGGGAATGGCACACCAGAGCATGGGCATGGCAATAATCAGCAAGAAAGTGAAAAAGATTCCGATTCAGCGTTCTTTTACTATGGACTTGGGTCAGGGTTTGAGATGGTCTTATTGGTTCTGTTCTGTGTTCTATTATTCAAGAAGTCATGGAGAATTGCTTATTTCCTTCTTGTTGATTTGGTGTACGACAAAGCATTCGTCTTTCTGGTTGTCACATGGAGTAGGCTAGCAAGGAGGAACACCAGTAGGAATTAA